A section of the Candidatus Sysuiplasma acidicola genome encodes:
- a CDS encoding 50S ribosomal protein L18e: protein MGAHKRNSGRKTNLELVKLVENLYTISAKEKSPVWRDVAMRLEKPIGNRAVINLSRLDRYTKEGDVIVVPGKILGMGRMSKKITVSAYMLSSSAVAKLEKAGCKLYDLQSLARDNPKGSGIKLMA from the coding sequence ATGGGAGCCCATAAAAGGAATTCTGGCAGGAAGACCAATCTGGAGCTGGTGAAGCTGGTTGAGAACCTTTACACGATCTCGGCCAAAGAGAAGTCACCAGTCTGGAGAGACGTGGCAATGAGACTCGAAAAGCCTATTGGCAACAGGGCAGTAATTAACCTGTCCAGACTTGACAGATACACAAAGGAGGGGGACGTTATTGTGGTTCCCGGCAAAATCCTGGGAATGGGGAGAATGTCGAAGAAGATAACAGTCTCTGCATACATGCTGTCATCATCCGCAGTGGCTAAACTTGAAAAAGCCGGATGCAAACTGTATGATCTGCAGAGTCTCGCCAGGGATAACCCCAAAGGCTCTGGTATAAAGCTGATGGCGTGA
- a CDS encoding DNA-directed RNA polymerase subunit N translates to MIIPIRCFTCGKVLGSSYEIYLKRIKMGETPREVLDSMGLSRYCCRRMIISHADLIDEVLPFH, encoded by the coding sequence TTGATAATACCAATAAGATGCTTTACCTGCGGAAAGGTGCTTGGGAGCTCATATGAGATATACCTCAAGAGGATAAAGATGGGTGAAACACCCCGGGAAGTGCTTGATTCTATGGGTTTGTCCAGGTACTGTTGCCGGAGGATGATAATTTCACATGCAGATTTGATTGACGAGGTACTCCCCTTCCACTAG
- the rplM gene encoding 50S ribosomal protein L13 has protein sequence MAIIDAEGAILGRLSSQIAKRLLNGEEITVVNADKILLSGSRERSFQEYFEAYQRGKAIKGPYYPRMPDRIIRRTVRGMLPIKTARGKSALMRLQVFNGKPGSIGQDKIETQPAPEKGKRYTELGEISKLLGAKVRR, from the coding sequence ATGGCCATAATCGATGCAGAAGGTGCAATTTTGGGCAGGCTTTCCAGCCAGATTGCCAAGAGATTGCTGAATGGAGAGGAAATCACCGTAGTGAATGCTGACAAGATCCTTCTTTCAGGTTCCAGGGAAAGGAGTTTTCAGGAGTATTTTGAGGCCTATCAGAGAGGGAAGGCAATTAAGGGTCCCTATTACCCGCGAATGCCGGACAGAATAATCAGGAGAACAGTACGCGGGATGCTGCCTATAAAGACTGCAAGGGGAAAGAGCGCGTTGATGAGGCTGCAGGTCTTCAACGGCAAGCCAGGAAGCATTGGGCAGGATAAGATTGAGACACAACCGGCGCCAGAAAAAGGAAAGAGATATACAGAACTCGGTGAGATATCCAAACTCCTCGGCGCGAAGGTGAGACGATGA
- a CDS encoding 30S ribosomal protein S9, producing MESSISVGKRKSAVAKATIRKGAGKIRVNSVPLEIHDPEIARRKMQEPVLLAGEKAGGFDIDVDVSGGGIMGQAEAARTAIAKSIVSFLKDEQLEQVFRQYDRSLLISDPRRKIPKNPAGRGARKRKQKSYR from the coding sequence ATTGAGAGTTCAATAAGTGTCGGCAAAAGGAAGTCGGCTGTCGCAAAAGCGACTATCAGAAAGGGTGCTGGAAAAATCAGGGTCAACAGTGTTCCTCTGGAAATTCATGATCCGGAAATCGCTCGAAGAAAGATGCAGGAACCCGTGCTTCTGGCAGGAGAGAAAGCAGGCGGGTTTGATATAGACGTGGATGTGAGCGGTGGCGGCATCATGGGCCAGGCTGAAGCTGCAAGAACGGCAATAGCGAAAAGCATCGTATCGTTTCTGAAGGACGAGCAGCTTGAACAGGTCTTCAGGCAATATGACAGATCGCTGCTCATCAGTGATCCGAGGAGAAAGATACCCAAGAACCCTGCCGGAAGGGGAGCAAGGAAGAGGAAGCAGAAGTCATACAGGTGA
- a CDS encoding RNA 2'-phosphotransferase gives MLRECQEHGYFRGEKCPVCEAEGKFLMSDREVEHIGRSMAGVLRHFPKRFDLDMDEKGWVDVRAFISAMIERQPRLHWLRMHHIVAIVETDPKGRYQLSNGKMRATYGHSFEVELDLPTDNIPELLYYPATEEEAPILLENGLKPADRRMVHLSKTSADAYNAGRVRTDKPTIIEIEASMMVKENVPIQRAGKTVFITKEVPAKYLRRMSDEEIVVPDDSESPDNENE, from the coding sequence ATGCTGAGGGAATGTCAGGAGCACGGATACTTCAGAGGCGAAAAGTGCCCGGTATGCGAGGCAGAGGGTAAATTCCTCATGAGCGACAGAGAAGTTGAACACATAGGAAGAAGCATGGCCGGCGTCCTGAGACACTTCCCCAAACGCTTCGATCTTGACATGGATGAGAAAGGCTGGGTCGATGTGAGAGCGTTTATATCTGCGATGATCGAGCGGCAGCCGAGACTCCACTGGCTCAGAATGCATCATATAGTCGCCATCGTGGAGACAGATCCTAAAGGAAGATACCAGTTGAGTAACGGAAAAATGAGGGCGACGTACGGCCATTCCTTTGAGGTCGAACTCGATCTGCCGACGGACAACATACCCGAATTGTTATACTATCCTGCGACAGAAGAGGAAGCGCCTATATTGCTTGAGAACGGTCTTAAACCCGCAGACCGAAGGATGGTGCACCTGTCCAAGACATCTGCGGATGCCTATAATGCCGGAAGGGTGAGGACAGACAAACCAACAATAATTGAAATCGAAGCCTCCATGATGGTTAAGGAAAACGTCCCTATTCAAAGGGCAGGTAAAACTGTCTTCATTACGAAGGAAGTCCCGGCAAAATATCTGAGAAGGATGAGTGATGAGGAAATCGTTGTGCCTGATGATTCTGAATCACCTGATAACGAGAACGAGTAA